The nucleotide window ACCATTAGCATATTTCCACCCTGGCCCAATACTTCATAATCAATATCTACTCCCACTACGGCATTGGCACCCAAGGCAGAAGCCCTGCTTACCATTTCTCTTATGGCAGATTCCCTTGCTTCAATAAGTTCTCCTTCATAAGACCTGGAACGGCCTCCGAAAAAATTAGTAAGCCCGGCAGCAAAATCCTTAATGAAATCAACTCCTGAAATAACTTCACCAAACACTATTCCTTTGTACTCAATAATCCTTCTTCCCTCAACACTTGGTGTTGTAGTAATAATCATTAGAATCCCTCCAATTAATTTTATACGTTCT belongs to Clostridiaceae bacterium and includes:
- a CDS encoding putative heavy metal-binding protein — encoded protein: MIITTTPSVEGRRIIEYKGIVFGEVISGVDFIKDFAAGLTNFFGGRSRSYEGELIEARESAIREMVSRASALGANAVVGVDIDYEVLGQGGNMLMVTASGTAVLIE